The following proteins come from a genomic window of Gottfriedia acidiceleris:
- a CDS encoding ArsR/SmtB family transcription factor, translating to MNSTLIALAEPNRLQIVELLRDGPLSVGEIAESLGLKQPQVSKHLRVLSEAGLVEVQPIANKRIYKLRPQPLKEMDSWIKSFRHVWEQRFDQLDDYLKKLQGK from the coding sequence ATGAATTCGACTTTAATTGCTCTTGCAGAGCCGAACCGGTTACAGATTGTCGAACTCTTACGTGACGGTCCTCTATCTGTCGGTGAAATTGCTGAAAGCTTAGGACTTAAACAACCACAGGTTTCAAAGCATCTTCGCGTTCTAAGTGAAGCTGGGCTTGTCGAAGTTCAACCAATCGCCAATAAAAGAATTTATAAACTAAGACCCCAGCCGCTAAAAGAAATGGATTCGTGGATTAAGTCATTCCGTCACGTCTGGGAACAGAGATTCGATCAATTGGACGATTATTTAAAAAAATTACAAGGCAAATAA
- a CDS encoding SRPBCC family protein, with translation MSKNTFNVDEQGLVLTRVVDAPRELVFKVWSEAEHLKNWWGPKGFEMDVATLEFRPGGKFHYKMASPEGFVMWGLFVFGEIIEPEKIVFINSFSDQEGNMVRAPFFEVWPLEIQNTLTLEENDGKTTITLKGFPINATDEEVAAFIANKDSMQQGFTGTFDQLDEYLASL, from the coding sequence ATGAGCAAAAATACGTTTAATGTCGATGAGCAAGGATTAGTTTTAACAAGGGTTGTTGATGCGCCTCGTGAATTAGTATTCAAGGTTTGGTCAGAAGCAGAACACCTTAAAAACTGGTGGGGTCCAAAAGGCTTTGAAATGGATGTAGCAACGTTAGAATTTAGACCAGGAGGTAAATTCCACTATAAAATGGCATCACCAGAAGGATTCGTTATGTGGGGATTATTTGTTTTTGGTGAAATTATTGAACCTGAGAAAATTGTATTTATTAATTCATTCTCCGATCAAGAGGGTAATATGGTTCGCGCTCCATTCTTTGAAGTTTGGCCATTAGAAATTCAAAACACTTTAACTTTAGAAGAAAATGATGGTAAAACAACTATTACATTAAAAGGTTTTCCAATCAATGCTACTGATGAAGAAGTTGCTGCATTTATTGCAAATAAAGATTCTATGCAACAAGGCTTTACTGGTACGTTTGACCAACTAGATGAATATTTAGCATCATTATAA
- a CDS encoding RDD family protein — MDFELASRIRRLFAAWIDGSLNLLFSKLGLLILGLESKDILDLFMFSSKQLFLYSIWSLLYIFLFYVIVPTYIWNGQTIGKRLLSIMVVRDTDDLVDFKTMTYRSIFAFGCQLNFPIFIEAIGILYLIDLFYIFRKDRKTLHDLIAKTKVVYY; from the coding sequence ATGGATTTCGAACTGGCAAGTCGTATTAGAAGATTGTTTGCAGCTTGGATCGATGGCTCATTAAATCTTTTATTTTCTAAACTAGGGTTACTAATACTTGGGTTAGAAAGTAAAGACATTTTAGATTTATTTATGTTTAGTAGTAAGCAACTGTTTTTATATTCAATTTGGTCGCTATTATATATTTTCCTATTTTATGTCATTGTACCTACTTATATTTGGAACGGACAAACAATAGGAAAAAGATTATTAAGTATTATGGTTGTGAGGGATACAGATGACTTAGTTGATTTTAAAACAATGACATACCGTTCGATATTTGCTTTTGGTTGTCAGCTGAATTTCCCAATATTTATAGAAGCAATTGGAATTTTGTATCTAATTGATCTATTTTATATCTTCCGAAAAGATCGGAAAACATTGCATGATTTAATCGCTAAAACGAAGGTTGTCTATTATTAA
- a CDS encoding carboxypeptidase M32 — translation MAMTNIQEQFTDYLKKIENYNEAINVMYWDLRTGAPKNGAEQRSNVISQLSAEVFEMTTSRTMENYLNLLEKEIGTGNLNEIIEKSVKECRKNYDLNCKIPKNEYAEYVKLCSLSENAWEDAKNEGDFSKFQPYLEKIVAMKKKFIEYWGYKDKKYDTLLSFYEPGMTTAKLDEVFGKVRESLVPLVAKISNSQTKLIREELTQPISIDLQKEVSEEILVKLGYNFDSGRLDETVHPFQITLNPGDVRVTTKYIEDNFMSALFGTIHECGHALYEQNISSNIIGTPLCEGASMGIHESQSLFFENMIGRSKEFWEAQYENLIAKTGDYFKNLSVEEFYKAINHSEPSLIRIEADECTYPLHIMVRYEIEKELFDGDLQVKDLPKVWNDKMEEYLGIVPSNDREGVLQDVHWAGGDFGYFPSYALGAMYAAQFKHKMKQDLSDYETILKSGEIHQIVNWLTLNIHQYGKLKEPKELLVDVTGEDLNVKYFIEYLEDKYSKLYNLV, via the coding sequence ATGGCAATGACTAACATACAAGAACAATTTACTGACTATTTAAAGAAGATCGAAAATTATAATGAAGCAATTAATGTTATGTATTGGGACCTAAGAACGGGAGCGCCTAAAAATGGAGCTGAACAAAGATCAAATGTCATCAGTCAGCTTTCTGCAGAAGTATTTGAAATGACAACATCAAGAACGATGGAAAACTATTTAAATTTATTGGAAAAAGAAATAGGCACAGGAAACTTAAATGAAATCATTGAAAAATCGGTTAAGGAATGTAGAAAAAATTATGATTTAAATTGTAAAATCCCAAAAAATGAATATGCAGAATATGTAAAACTGTGTTCTTTAAGTGAAAATGCTTGGGAAGATGCTAAAAATGAAGGTGACTTTAGTAAGTTCCAACCATATTTAGAAAAAATTGTAGCAATGAAAAAGAAATTCATTGAATATTGGGGTTACAAGGATAAGAAATATGATACTTTATTAAGCTTTTATGAGCCTGGTATGACAACTGCGAAGCTTGATGAAGTTTTTGGTAAAGTAAGAGAAAGTCTTGTACCATTAGTTGCGAAAATTTCAAATTCGCAAACTAAATTAATTCGCGAAGAATTGACACAACCGATCTCAATTGATCTTCAAAAAGAAGTTAGTGAAGAGATACTTGTAAAATTAGGTTATAATTTCGATTCAGGTCGTTTAGATGAAACAGTTCATCCATTTCAGATTACATTAAATCCTGGTGATGTTCGTGTAACAACGAAATATATTGAAGATAATTTTATGAGTGCGCTTTTTGGAACCATTCACGAGTGTGGACATGCACTTTATGAGCAAAATATATCATCGAATATAATTGGGACACCATTATGTGAAGGTGCATCGATGGGAATTCACGAATCTCAATCACTATTCTTTGAAAATATGATTGGAAGGAGTAAAGAGTTTTGGGAAGCTCAGTATGAAAATTTAATTGCAAAAACTGGTGATTATTTTAAAAATTTATCGGTAGAAGAATTTTATAAAGCAATTAACCATAGTGAGCCTTCGTTAATTCGAATTGAAGCGGACGAATGTACATACCCATTACATATAATGGTTCGATATGAAATTGAGAAAGAACTGTTTGACGGTGATTTACAAGTAAAGGATTTGCCGAAAGTATGGAATGATAAAATGGAAGAATACTTAGGTATCGTTCCATCAAACGATCGAGAGGGCGTTCTTCAAGATGTTCACTGGGCAGGAGGAGATTTTGGTTATTTTCCTTCGTATGCATTAGGTGCGATGTACGCTGCACAGTTTAAGCATAAAATGAAACAGGATTTAAGCGATTATGAAACGATTTTAAAAAGCGGTGAAATTCATCAAATTGTTAATTGGCTAACCCTTAATATTCACCAATATGGAAAACTAAAAGAACCGAAAGAATTATTAGTAGATGTTACTGGTGAAGATTTAAATGTAAAATACTTTATTGAATACTTGGAAGATAAATACTCTAAATTGTATAATTTAGTATAA
- a CDS encoding aspartyl-phosphate phosphatase Spo0E family protein, whose protein sequence is MFFRTARYLERNIEEKRIKLQEAQNQNNDNHQEVVKIRHQLDTDLRELQKLLKTVTVKQSKINIKPI, encoded by the coding sequence ATGTTTTTTAGGACAGCCAGATATTTAGAACGAAATATTGAAGAAAAACGAATCAAGTTGCAAGAAGCTCAAAATCAAAATAATGACAATCATCAAGAAGTAGTAAAGATTCGTCATCAGTTGGACACTGATTTAAGAGAACTACAGAAATTATTGAAAACGGTTACAGTTAAACAATCAAAAATTAATATTAAACCAATATGA